Proteins encoded within one genomic window of Actinoplanes octamycinicus:
- a CDS encoding TadE family type IV pilus minor pilin, protein MSGCRRLGGDRGAFTVELAAGLPALMLLLFVGLTAVSAVVTRAQCLDAAREAALAEARGERGSPVAARMAPPGAEIRLDGDRESVTATVVVRVKLFGAHVPGITVTASAVAAREPATVPVG, encoded by the coding sequence GTGAGCGGGTGCCGGCGGCTCGGTGGCGACCGGGGCGCGTTCACCGTCGAACTCGCGGCCGGGCTGCCGGCACTCATGCTGCTGCTCTTCGTCGGGCTGACCGCGGTGTCGGCGGTGGTGACCCGGGCGCAGTGCCTGGACGCGGCCCGGGAGGCGGCGCTGGCCGAGGCGCGTGGCGAGCGGGGGAGTCCGGTGGCGGCCCGGATGGCCCCGCCGGGCGCCGAGATCCGGCTCGACGGTGACCGGGAGAGTGTCACGGCGACGGTGGTGGTGCGGGTGAAGCTGTTCGGAGCGCACGTTCCCGGGATCACGGTCACGGCGAGCGCGGTGGCCGCCCGGGAACCGGCCACCGTGCCGGTGGGCTGA
- a CDS encoding DUF4244 domain-containing protein codes for MYRIMVAFRRLRAADREAGAAAVEYAMTVAVAGVIIAVLMTILKSDPVREALTGVILRALP; via the coding sequence ATGTATCGCATCATGGTGGCGTTCCGGCGGTTGCGGGCCGCGGACCGGGAGGCCGGAGCGGCCGCGGTCGAGTACGCGATGACCGTCGCGGTGGCCGGCGTGATCATCGCCGTGCTGATGACGATCCTGAAGAGTGATCCGGTGCGCGAGGCGCTGACCGGCGTCATCCTCAGGGCCCTGCCGTGA
- a CDS encoding DEAD/DEAH box helicase, with the protein MRARSASAAQSPITHVEQVTARAGRVAAWPAWIDPDLHAALTRQGITAPWEHQAAAADLAWQGSHVVLATGTASGKSLAYQLPALTALAADPRATVLYLAPTKALAADQLRALARLGLDGVRPATLDGDTPREEREWVRQHARFILTNPDMLHHSLLPGHDRWAQFFRRLRYVVIDECHAYRGVFGSHVAHVLRRLRRVAARYRSTPTFVLASATSGDPAGSATRLVGAPVTAVTDDASPRGAVTFALWEPPLLPPSPDAAFAGLPADPALPGLPDAPPVRRSALRETADLLADAVVAGTRTLAFVRSRRGAEVVAAVARRALDETVPGLGARVAAYRGGYLREDRRAIEQALLSGELLGLASTNALELGVDLAGLDAVLICGWPGTRASLWQQAGRAGRAGQAALAVLIARDDPLDTYLVHHPEALFGRPVEATVLDPANPYVLGPQLCCAASEAPLTEPDLALFGGEPARATVEALVRAGALRRRPSGWYWTERGRPDVDLRGTGGAPVSVVEAATGRLLGTVDQGSSHVMLHDGAVYLHQGVSYLVDELDLDDAVALVHQEEPDWTTHARDVTDVSVVEVRSYLDAGPVGLFLGEVDVTSQVVSYQRRRVGSGEVIDTKPLDLPVRELRTVAVWFTVSPRALAAAGVEPADVPGALHAAEHAGIGLLPLMATCDRWDIGGLSTANHPDTEAPTVFVYDGHPGGAGFAERAYATAGDWLRATRDAIVSCACETGCPSCVQSPKCGNGNNPLDKRGAVRVLDTVLSALPAEPASIPHQPTAAGHQPDKTDPARATAVHQPHETGPARATAVHQPDETDPAQATAVHQPE; encoded by the coding sequence ATGCGAGCCCGGAGCGCGAGCGCCGCGCAGTCCCCGATCACCCACGTCGAGCAGGTCACCGCCCGGGCCGGGCGGGTCGCGGCCTGGCCCGCTTGGATCGACCCGGATCTGCACGCCGCCCTGACCCGGCAGGGGATCACCGCGCCGTGGGAGCACCAGGCGGCCGCCGCCGACCTCGCCTGGCAGGGCTCGCATGTGGTGCTGGCCACCGGGACCGCCTCCGGCAAGTCGCTGGCCTACCAGCTGCCGGCGCTGACCGCGCTGGCCGCCGACCCCCGGGCCACCGTGCTCTACCTGGCGCCCACCAAGGCCCTGGCCGCCGACCAGCTGCGCGCGCTGGCCCGGCTCGGCCTGGACGGGGTCCGGCCGGCCACGCTGGACGGGGACACGCCGCGCGAGGAGCGCGAGTGGGTGCGGCAGCACGCCCGGTTCATCCTCACCAACCCGGACATGCTGCACCATTCGCTGCTGCCCGGCCACGACCGCTGGGCCCAGTTCTTCCGCCGGCTGCGCTACGTGGTGATCGACGAGTGCCACGCCTACCGCGGCGTCTTCGGCTCGCACGTGGCGCACGTCCTGCGCCGGCTGCGCCGGGTCGCCGCCCGCTACCGCAGCACGCCCACCTTCGTCCTGGCCTCGGCCACCTCGGGCGACCCGGCGGGCAGCGCCACCCGGCTGGTCGGCGCCCCGGTCACCGCGGTCACCGACGACGCCTCGCCGCGCGGCGCGGTCACCTTCGCCCTCTGGGAGCCACCCCTGCTCCCGCCCTCCCCGGACGCCGCCTTCGCCGGGCTGCCGGCCGATCCCGCCCTTCCGGGGCTGCCGGACGCGCCGCCGGTCCGGCGGTCGGCCTTGCGGGAGACCGCGGACCTGCTGGCCGACGCGGTCGTGGCCGGCACCCGGACCCTCGCCTTCGTCCGGTCCCGGCGCGGCGCCGAGGTGGTCGCCGCGGTGGCCCGCCGCGCCCTGGACGAGACGGTCCCCGGCCTGGGCGCGCGGGTCGCCGCCTACCGCGGCGGTTACCTGCGCGAGGACCGGCGCGCGATCGAGCAGGCCCTGCTCTCCGGCGAGCTGCTCGGCCTGGCCTCGACCAACGCGCTCGAACTCGGCGTCGACCTGGCCGGCCTGGACGCGGTGCTGATCTGCGGCTGGCCGGGCACCCGCGCCTCGCTCTGGCAGCAGGCCGGGCGGGCCGGCCGGGCCGGTCAGGCGGCGCTCGCCGTGCTGATCGCCCGGGACGACCCGCTCGACACCTACCTGGTGCACCACCCGGAGGCGCTGTTCGGCCGCCCGGTCGAGGCCACCGTGCTGGACCCGGCCAACCCGTACGTGCTCGGCCCGCAACTGTGCTGCGCCGCCTCGGAGGCCCCGCTCACCGAGCCGGACCTCGCGCTCTTCGGCGGCGAGCCGGCCCGGGCCACCGTCGAGGCGCTGGTCCGGGCGGGCGCGCTGCGCCGCCGGCCGTCCGGCTGGTACTGGACCGAGCGCGGCCGGCCGGACGTGGACCTGCGCGGCACCGGCGGCGCCCCGGTCTCGGTGGTGGAGGCGGCCACCGGGCGGCTGCTCGGCACCGTCGACCAGGGCTCCTCGCACGTGATGCTGCACGACGGCGCGGTCTACCTGCACCAGGGCGTCTCCTACCTGGTGGACGAGCTGGACCTGGACGACGCCGTGGCCCTGGTGCACCAGGAGGAGCCGGACTGGACGACGCACGCCCGGGACGTGACCGACGTGTCGGTGGTCGAGGTCCGGTCGTACCTGGACGCCGGCCCGGTCGGCCTCTTCCTCGGCGAGGTGGACGTGACCAGCCAGGTGGTGTCCTACCAGCGGCGCCGGGTGGGCAGCGGCGAGGTGATCGACACCAAGCCGCTCGACCTGCCGGTCCGCGAGCTGCGCACCGTCGCCGTCTGGTTCACCGTCTCGCCCCGCGCCCTGGCCGCCGCCGGTGTCGAGCCGGCCGACGTGCCGGGCGCCCTGCACGCCGCCGAGCACGCCGGGATCGGCCTGCTCCCGCTGATGGCGACCTGCGACCGCTGGGACATCGGTGGCCTGTCCACCGCCAACCACCCGGACACCGAGGCCCCGACCGTCTTCGTCTACGACGGCCACCCGGGCGGCGCCGGTTTCGCCGAGCGCGCTTACGCCACCGCCGGGGACTGGCTCCGCGCCACCCGGGACGCCATCGTCTCGTGCGCCTGCGAGACCGGCTGCCCGTCCTGCGTCCAGTCCCCGAAGTGCGGAAACGGCAACAACCCGCTCGACAAGCGAGGCGCCGTCCGGGTCCTCGACACGGTCCTGTCCGCCCTCCCGGCCGAGCCGGCCTCGATCCCGCACCAGCCGACCGCCGCCGGTCACCAGCCCGACAAGACCGACCCGGCCCGAGCCACCGCCGTTCACCAGCCCCACGAGACCGGCCCGGCCCGAGCCACTGCCGTTCACCAGCCTGACGAGACCGACCCGGCCCAAGCCACCGCCGTTCACCAGCCCGAATGA
- a CDS encoding STAS domain-containing protein translates to MELSLATRTVADHTVLEVGGEVDVYTAPRLRERLIELVDAGARDVVVDLERVEFLDSTGLGVLVGALKRLRTAQGTFGLVCAKEPLLKIFRITALDQVFPIFPTVEAATERDGSGPAS, encoded by the coding sequence ATGGAGCTGTCGCTGGCGACCCGGACCGTCGCCGACCACACGGTGCTCGAAGTCGGTGGCGAGGTCGACGTTTACACCGCTCCACGGCTGCGCGAGCGCCTGATCGAGCTGGTCGACGCCGGTGCCCGAGACGTGGTGGTGGACCTGGAGCGGGTCGAGTTCCTCGACTCCACCGGCCTGGGCGTGCTGGTCGGCGCGTTGAAACGGCTGCGGACCGCGCAGGGCACCTTCGGCCTGGTCTGCGCCAAGGAGCCACTTCTGAAGATCTTCCGGATCACCGCGCTGGATCAGGTCTTCCCGATCTTCCCCACCGTCGAGGCCGCCACCGAACGCGACGGCAGCGGTCCCGCTTCGTGA
- a CDS encoding ATP-binding protein, translating into MMATVRLSFSPAPVHVRTARLVGVAVARRAGVDEALLDEVRLAIGEACTRAVALHRQYGLADLVTVEMSDSGSYTVRVIDHAPIEASIGLTKLPPDELAAESLTEDDLTTGVGFALLAGFVDDLQVRPVDDGPGTEVRMVWPVARR; encoded by the coding sequence GTGATGGCTACGGTTCGGCTGTCCTTCTCGCCGGCGCCGGTGCATGTCCGCACCGCCCGCCTGGTCGGTGTGGCGGTGGCCCGGCGGGCCGGGGTCGACGAGGCGCTGCTGGACGAGGTGCGCCTGGCGATCGGCGAGGCCTGCACCCGGGCCGTCGCCCTGCACCGGCAGTACGGGCTGGCCGACCTGGTCACGGTGGAGATGTCCGACTCGGGCTCGTACACCGTCCGGGTCATCGACCACGCCCCGATCGAGGCCAGCATCGGTCTCACCAAGCTTCCGCCGGACGAGCTGGCCGCCGAGTCGCTCACCGAGGACGACCTCACCACCGGCGTCGGGTTCGCCCTGCTCGCCGGCTTCGTCGACGACCTCCAGGTCCGCCCGGTCGACGACGGCCCCGGCACCGAGGTCCGCATGGTCTGGCCGGTCGCCCGGCGTTAA
- a CDS encoding Rv3654c family TadE-like protein, translated as MSGAALVTRGGGARTGPRDGPATADRGSASILVLALGLVLVMAGVAGAMVASARLARHTARTAADLAALAAAGRAVEGPEVACAAARRYAAANGARMTSCEVTGWEVVVRTEVPVRWVRAGATAAARAGPVTSGR; from the coding sequence ATGTCGGGCGCAGCGCTGGTGACCCGCGGGGGCGGAGCCCGGACCGGGCCGCGCGACGGTCCGGCGACGGCGGATCGGGGATCGGCGTCGATCCTCGTGCTGGCCCTGGGGCTGGTCCTGGTGATGGCCGGAGTGGCCGGGGCGATGGTGGCGTCGGCCCGGCTGGCGCGGCACACCGCGCGTACCGCGGCGGACCTGGCGGCGCTGGCCGCGGCCGGGCGCGCGGTCGAGGGCCCGGAGGTGGCGTGCGCGGCGGCCCGTCGGTATGCCGCAGCGAACGGCGCCCGGATGACGTCGTGCGAGGTCACCGGATGGGAGGTGGTGGTCCGGACCGAGGTGCCGGTCCGCTGGGTGCGGGCCGGCGCGACGGCGGCAGCCCGCGCTGGGCCGGTCACCTCGGGCCGGTGA